In the Gossypium arboreum isolate Shixiya-1 chromosome 10, ASM2569848v2, whole genome shotgun sequence genome, one interval contains:
- the LOC108471791 gene encoding ankyrin repeat-containing protein BDA1-like codes for MDERLRTAARTERLRTAARTGNVSDLYSLIEIDGNALKQFDEEEFVETPLHIAAGGGCLRFAMEMMSLKPSFASKLNKQGLTPLHLAVTNPDTSMALRFLEINKDLARVKGKNGKTPLHIITEAGNHNGLLDRFLEICPQSIRDVTVENRNALHIAVENNELDVLQVLIRTLKKTDYYCEVVNQKDEGGNTALHLAAFHDRPEMLKLLLNCNADKHATNQAGLKAFDIADQHHNEDSITVLRGCFIPGVSDFKRKYEKQMTKVSSLISHEIDNMSGEDRNALLVILGLLLTATFQASLSPPGGVWQGDNTSKSKGSYDEMVLGKSILDEIDFFSFYIPTYLVFIVTFFLTLALLKPYPHCFRTALQVLLAFFAICFDQSVSFIAPTEFTTIVMTIFSIMVFILTVLMVFTCRVSKLSVAILGCWLSPSSVLTYDDMNLVLSNAIQGVWLFLFLYDEFWKGTIIVVAYCLAFSMLTSDFTYCMAFGYWLSLCLCRFGLNWFLTHRV; via the exons ATGGATGAAAGGTTGAGAACAGCAGCTCGTACAGAAAGGTTGAGAACAGCAGCTCGTACAGGAAATGTTAGTGATCTATACAGTTTAATTGAAATAGATGGAAATGCTTTGAAGCAATTTGACGAGGAGGAGTTTGTCGAAACTCCCTTACACATTGCTGCAGGAGGAGGATGCCTTAGGTTTGCAATGGAAATGATGAGCTTAAAGCCATCATTTGCTAGCAAGCTAAACAAACAAGGCTTGACCCCACTTCACCTTGCAGTTACAAATCCGGATACAAGTATGGCTCTACGTTTCTTGGAAATTAATAAAGATCTAGCTCGTGTCAAAGGAAAGAATGGGAAGACACCTTTGCACATCATAACTGAAGCTGGGAACCATAATGGTCTGTTGGATAGATTTCTAGAGATTTGTCCTCAATCGATTCGAGACGTTACAGTTGAGAATcgtaatgctttgcatattgccGTGGAAAACAACGAACTGGATGTTCTTCAAGTCCTAATTCGAACACTCAAGAAGACAGACTACTATTGTGAAGTGGTGAACCAAAAAGATGAAGGTGGAAACACTGCACTGCACTTAGCTGCTTTTCATGATCGACCCGAG ATGCTTAAACTATTATTGAACTGCAACGCCGATAAGCACGCTACCAATCAAGCTGGTTTGAAGGCATTCGATATTGCAGACCAACATCATAATGAAGACAGTATTACTGTTCTACGTGGTTGCTTTATTCCAGGAGTTTCAGACTTTAAACGTAAGTACGAGAAACAAATGACAAAAGTATCATCACTAATCTCTCACGAGATAGATAATATGTCAGGCGAGGACCGCAATGCCTTACTAGTAATTTTAGGGTTGCTTCTAACTGCAACCTTCCAAGCTAGTCTTAGCCCACCTGGTGGTGTTTGGCAGGGAGATAACACTTCAAAGTCCAAAGGGTCATATGATGAGATGGTATTGGGTAAATCAATCTTAGATGAAATTGATTTTTTTAGTTTCTATATTCCAACTTATCTCGTCTTCATCGTAACCTTTTTCTTAACATTAGCCCTGCTTAAACCTTATCCCCATTGTTTCAGAACAGCACTTCAAGTCTTACTTGCTTTCTTCGCAATATGCTTCGATCAATCAGTAAGTTTCATAGCGCCAACCGAATTCACAACTATAGTTATGACTATATTTTCGATTATGGTTTTTATTTTAACAGTGCTCATGGTTTTCACTTGTCGAGTGTCGAAACTTAGTGTTGCAATTCTGGGATGTTGGTTATCCCCTTCATCTGTGTTGACATATGATGATATGAATCTAGTTTTATCAAATGCAATTCAGGGAGTTTGGTTGTTCCTTTTCCTATATGATGAATTCTGGAAAGGAACCATTATAGTTGTAGCATACTGTTTAGCCTTCAGCATGCTTACATCGGATTTTACGTATTGCATGGCCTTTGGATACTGGTTATCCCTTTGTCTATGTAGATTCGGTCTAAACTGGTTTCTTACTCATAGAGTGTAG